The region GAACCAATCGGACAAGGTTGCATTCATCATTTGCGTCAACGGCGGCGGCAGCTCGGTAGGCATTGAAGGATATTACGATGATCTCGCCGACAATGCTTCGCTAACCATCGAACAGCTCACGGCGATGTTGGCGAATTATGCCGGCGCGCACGGTTATGATCCCACTGTGGCATTGCAGGCGCTCAACGTACCCGCGCTTTGGGTTTATGGCGGCATGGATCGCAGCAATCCCACGTTCTACGACATCGCGCAGATTGAAAAGATCAAACAAGAGCGAAGTAAGGACTTTACAGTTTTGCTTTTCCCGAACATGAATCACGATTTGATCGATGTTACCACTGGCCAGTTCGATCCGCAATTTTTTCCACAAATATTTGCGTGGGGGCAGAGTAAGCTGGTCAAGTGAGCTGTTCTTTTATGACAGAAAAATGTTTGGCAAAAATGCTTCATTTATTTCTGCCATAGACCTTTCCGTCATTTTACTGTTTTGCACACGGCCTTGAGGAAAAGTAATGAGAAAAAATTTGCCCATCGCTTCTGCCGCCTTCATCTTTCATTTGCTCTGTGCGTCTTCGCAAGCCAGCGGTCCTGTGGCTTCGGATTTTAGCTGGGCGAAGATGCACGGCAATAGCCCCACAAAATTCACTGCAAAGGAGTGGCGACCCATCATCGACGCGACGTGGGGACAAGGTTTGCCGACAGCACAGAAGCTGCAAATCTTCGATCGCTGGTGGAACGAAGTGGATTTGCAATATGGCGCGTTTCACAATTTCGCGCCGGATATTTTTGCGCTGCGCGATCATTATCGGCCGGAAATCGAAGCGGGCGTGAGTCGCGGCAGGTTTGCGGCAATCATGAATCACTTCACTTTCAAGTTGAATGAGCTGCACACTTGGGCTTACGATATTCGCGTCTCCTTCACGACACTCAGAAAAGGCGTGCCGGTTCTCGTCGTCGGCCAGTGGGGAACGAATCAACATTTTGGCGCGGTCTTGACGCAGCTGCCTGATAGCTCACTACTCGTTTATAAATCGTTGCCAAATCACCCGCTCGGGCTTGTGCCGGGCGATCTCGTGCTCGGTTATGACGGCGTTTTGTGGAAGGATATTTATCCTGCGCTGCTCGAAGCGGAATTGCCCCTCGCGCTCAATATCGTCAACGCCGCCACGGAAGAAGCGAACACGTATTATCTGCTGCAATCCGCGGGGTTGAATTGGCATTTGTTCGACACGATTGACATTGTGAAATACGACAGCGGCGATACGCTGCACGTCAGCACCAATCTACTCGCGAACGAGAATCGCATCATTTGGGGCAGCGAGCAAATCGACGTGCCGGGCGTGAAGTGGCCGGATCGTACGAACGGTCGCCGCGTGAGTTGGGGCGTGATGACGGGCACGAAGGTCGGATACGTTTATGTGACCTCGTGGGCTGCCGATGCGCAGAATACTATACTCGTGCAATTCCGCAACGCGGTTGACAGCCTGATGCATCACACCGAAACCGAGGGCATCATTCTCGATTTCCGTTTTAACACCGGCGGCACTGCGCTCGCACGCGACGGCTTGGTGCTGTTGTTCAATCAAACCGTAGCAACGGTCGGCTTTGATCGTCGCGTGCGCGGCGAAGATCATTTCGCCATGCAGCCCGATCCGCAGCGGCCGGCTTCGGCGCTCGTTATTCGCGGAGACCCAAATACTTTTTACAACAAACCGATTGCAATCTTAATCGGGCCGGGTTCGATCAGCGCGGGTGAGTTGGAGGCGCGGCGGCTGGCGTTTCATCCGCGCGCGAGAATTTTTGGAAAAGCGGCCGCGGGAGGAAATACCGGCTCGGACAACATCAATCTTGGCAACAGTGATTGGAGCGCGATGCTCGCGACCGGCCCGCAATATTTGGTGAGCACGCATGAGTATCTTTCGCACAAAGCGCTCGAGCCGCACGAAAAAGTTTGGTTTGATCGCGACGACGTTGCGCGCGGCGAAGATACGGTGGTGAAGACGGCGATGGCTTGGATTGCAAAGCAGACAACGGGTGTTGCAGATGAAGCAAGCGGCTCATTACCAACGCAATTTATGCTGCAGCAAAATTATCCGAATCCATTTAATCCGAGCACGGCTATCACGTATCAATTGCCGCTAAACAGTGAAGTGAAATTAGCTGTCTACAATAGTGCCGGACAGTTGGTGCGCAAGCTGGTCGATGGCGAGCGGCAAAGCGCAGGCGCTCACACGATAACGTGGGACGGCAAAGATGAAAGCGGTAAGCTTGCTGCCAGCGGCGTTTATGTGTATCGCCTCGAAACCGTGAGCCGGGTGGATTCCCAAAAAATGATTTTGCTGCGGTGAAAGTATAAACGTGAATCACGTGTTCGAACCATCAAGCGTCTTTGTCTACTAAAAGTGAAACCTTTGCTTTTCGAATAAAATTTTTTTTCAACGGATAGAAACAACCAACTGATAAAAAGCTTTTTATCATCCGTTGGGTTGTTTCTAGCTGTTGGAGATTTTTTGTTTAATGAGAGGAAGCGCAATCGTAATTGGCATCTTTAAAAAAACTGGAGACTCGATGAATCGACTTCTTTTGCTGTTTGGAATAATGATCGCACTCGTTTTTGAGAACGCCTCGGCGCAATCGCTTTCGCAAGCTGATCGCGCGCGCGTGGAACAATTCGGTACGGAGTATATCAATGCGCTCAATTCCGGCTCTGCGGATTCTTATGCCAAAACCATTAAAGCCATTTTTGCGGCAAGCACGCTTGAAAAAATCGGCCTCGCGCGCATTCAGAGTCAGATGGAAAGAATTAAACTCGATTTCGGCGCATTTGAATATCATCACTCTGAAATTTCAGAATTCAATATGGGCAATGCTATCAGCCGCGTATTGCACGTTTATGCCAAGCCGCCCCGTTCGGCGATGTGGAGTGATTTTCAATTTCGCTTCGAAGCCAATCCCCCGTTCAAATTAACCGAGCTGGCATTTATCGCGGAAGTTGCCGAGCCGGTTTATCTGCCGAACAGCGCCCTCACGGATCCGAACACGCTCACGTGGCTCAATAGTTATATCGATAAGTTGATCGCGCAAAACGATCTTTCTGGCAGCGTGCTGATCGCCGAAGGCGAGCACGTCGTGTTCGAGCGCGTCTATGGATTTGCCGATGCCAAGCGCGCTGTAAAAGTTACCTCCGACACGCGCTTCAATCTTGGCTCCGGCAACAAAATGTTTACTGCGCTCGCCATTGCCCAACTTGTCGCCGCCGGAAAACTGAGTTACGACGATCCCCTCATCAAATTCTTTCCCGATTTTCCTCACAGAGAATTTACCGCGAAAGCAACGATTCATCATTTGCTCTCGCACACTTCCGGCATCGGAGAGTATTGGACGGAGGAATACGTGCAGTATTGGCACGAGATCAAGACGCTGCGCGACTATCTGCCGTGGATTTACAAAGCCGGAATCAGATACGAGCTGGGCAAGGAATTTTATTACAGCAATTCGAATTTTCTGCTCGCGGGTTTGATCATCGAACAAGCGAGCGGCATGGACTATTACGATTATATTCGAAAAAATATCTATCAACCGCTCGGCATGACGGCAACGGATTCATATTTTAGAAATGACAGCAAAGTGGTTTTGGCCGCTCCGCTTAAGCGCGAGGAGAAGGGGTGGGTGATTGCGAATCAAGGCTTGCGCGGCAGCTCTGCGGGCGGCGGCTATTCAACGACGCGCGATATGTTGCAATTCGCGCGCGGGCTGGTTGCTGGCAAGATTCTTTCCAAAGAAAATTTGAGCACGATGCTCGCTTCCAAAACTCGCGGCTTGGCCGAGGCGAGCGACTACGGCTACGGTTTCATTCTCTCGAACGAAGGAAACGTCCCCTCCTATGGCCACGGCGGCATCGCGCGCGGCGTGAATTTCGAGCTCCGCCATTTTCCTCAACTCGATATCACCTTTGTGGCCTTTTGCAATCAAGACAACGGCGCATATGACGATTTGCGGAAGAACATTGTCAAGTTGATTACGGGCGCACGGTGAACTTGCTGGGTCTCCACGTTTCTTCTTTGCCAGCATGCGGCAAAGGGCAATTGTTGTTCAAACTGCAATTTGTGTGAATTGGCGCTTTGATGCCCGCTTTTGTGTGCAAGGGTTCATCAGGGCAATTTTTTAAAAAGGGAATTTTACCGCACACCCTTAGATCAGGATTTGCGCTGATAATGAATTTGCCAATTCACTTTCCAGGTTTTGCCGCCATCCTGCGAGGCCTCCCAATTCCAGTCCAGCGCATCGCGTGTGAGGTTATACCACACCATGCGCTGCAAGAACTCTTTGCCGTCTTTGGTTTGCGCGGTGCGGGAAAGAATCATTTTGTCCTGTTGAAATTCGCCCACAAAATCCAAATAGCTGCCTTGATTGTCAACCCAGGTTTGCTGCCATTTGCCCAGGCGGGAGTTGTACACCGATACGCTCATGCCGCGCAGGCCTTGCGGCGCAAGATCGACAAAATTTTCTTGAATGACACAACTATCAAAAAGCGCGGTAATCGTATTGCTGCCGCGCCCAATTTCGCCGGCGGCCAATCCGCTTTGTTCGCCCGGCCACGTCAGTTCCCATTCCCCCAGCCAAAAATCAAACTGCCGGGCCGGCGACAAGTTTGGCGAGGCCTCAGTGAATAGAGCACAATCATAGACCACGGCTGCGGTTGCTGTAACGCCAAGCGCCATCGCGCTCAGTATCAGGGTTTGTTTGAGCGATACTGACATGTGTTCCTCTTGAACTAAAGTGAAGATTGCGTTGCCTGAGTTTGAATGATCAAATTTTATCCGGCCGGCGCGCGCCTCATGCGCACCGCAACATTGTTCCCAGCGCAAGCGCAGGTTGCCTGCTATTTCAGCAACAAGAGCCGCCGGGATTGTACGAATGAATCCGTGGCCAGCGTGTAAATATAAATTCCGGACGAAAGCAGCCGGCCCTTTTCGTTCCTGCCGTTCCATGATACCGCATGTGAACCGGCCTCTTTGATTTCATTGACGATTGTCGCGACTTTTTTGCCCAGCACATTGTAGATGCTTAACGTCACCTTCGTTTTGTGCGCCAGCATAAAGCTGATGGTGGTGGTCGGATTGAAGGGATTCGGATAATTCTGATGCAGGGCAAATAGCAGCGGTAGGCCGGAGTCTTGTTGATTGACTGAAGTGATATTTCCGTCTTCGTCGATCGTAACTAAACGATCGGCCGCAACGTTCTCAACGGTTTGCACTCTCCCGGAAGGCCAGATGACCTGCAAGGAATCCGCCTGGCTCGCCGCGCCCAAACCGAAATGCGCAATCAAGCTGTTCTGGCTGCCAAAACCGGTTTGCCCCGATATCTCGCGCAGTTGCCAAACAGCTTTATTGTTGATCAGAGCTTTTACCCGGACTTTAGCGCCGATGGCGCTGGTGTTTGAGAGTTTGCCGATCAGCTTGATTTTGAGCCAATGCTTGCCGGAGATATGGTTGACATAAAAAGCATTGGTTTGATTGTTGGCCGTGACCAGCAAATCGAGATCACCATCATCATCATAATCCGCCCAGGTGACGCTGGTTGCGGTTTTGTTATCTGTGACAAGCGGATTATCGGCGAATACCTCAAAGGTTCCGTCGCCGTGATTGACATACAAAACGCCCGGACGATCCGCGTTGGCCACGAACAAATCCAGATCGCCGTCATTGTCGAAATCGCCCCAACTCGAACCGAATGAGGAAGCAACATCCGTCACAAGCGGGCCGCCCAAAATTTTTGTGAATGTGCCGTCGCCGAGATTGTTATACAAAAAGTTGGTTTGCCCCTGCTCGTTGGCGACGAACAGATCCAGGTCACCATCGTTATCATAATCGCCCCAGCTTGCGCCGCGCGAGTTGCCGCCATCATTCACGATTTCTCCTGCGGTGATTTTGACAAAAGCGCCGTCGCCGTTATTGGCATAACGAAAATTATTCTCATTACGCCCATTGGCCACGAACAAATCAGCGTCGCCGTCGCCATCGTAATCGCCCCAGGCGCAGCCTTGTGAAAACCCGCGATCGGTGGCGATTTCGCCTTCCGTTATTTTTGCAAAGCTGCCGCCCCCCGCGTTTACGTAAAGCGAATTGTTCGCGCCCACGTTCGCCACAAACATATCGAGATCGCCGTCGTTGTCAATATCTCCCCAACTGCTGCCATATGAAAGCTCGCGATCGGTAACGAGAGCGCCCTCGGTGATTTTTTCGAAAACGCCGTTGCCCTGATTGTGATAAAGAAAATTCACCTGATTGAAATTCGCGACGAATAAATCCACCTTGCCGTCGCCGTCATAATCGCCCCAGCTCGCGCTTTGCGAAGCGCCGCCGTCTGTGACGAGAGGCCCTTCAAGGATTTTGGTGAATGCGCCGCCGTTATTGGCATAAAGCGCATTGTTTTGATTCTGCGCGTTGGTGATAAAGACATCGAGATCATTATCGCCATCATAGTCCACCCAGCTTGCGCCTTGCGCCGCGCTCACCTCCGTGGCCAACTCGCCCAGCGCAGGCTTGCTGAATTGCAGCACTGAAATGAAATGATTGCGCGTGATCGTATGCGTCGCTGCTCCGTTTGAAACGGTTAGCGCGACCGTATATTGGCCAGGCTCAGTGTAAGTCCATTCCGGATTTTGCTGTTGCGCATCGCTTTGCCCGTCATTATCGAAATCCCAAGCCCACGTTGTGATCGGCGCACTGAGATCGAACGAGGAAAAATCTTCAAACTGAACCGTCAAGGGCGGTATGCCTTCAAACTGGCTGGCCGTAAAATCTGCGCGCAACGCGCCGGCTGGAATTTCTTCAGTAATGGTTAGGATTTGGTCGACGGCAATGTTCGTCATTATTTTCGTGTTGCCGGAAGGCCAAACGATCACCAGCGAATCGACGCTAATTGCATCACCCAAACCAAAATGCACGCGCAGGCTGTTGTGGCTGTTGAAACCGTTTTGTGCAGAGATCTCACGGCGTTGCCACACACGCTGGCCGAGAATGGTTGCCAGCGCGCGCACTTTCGCCCCGATAGCCGCACGATTTGACAGCGTGCCGCGGCAATCAAGCTGCAGCCAGTGACTGCCGTTGTTGGAATCATTGCGAAAGAGGGCATAGGCCTGGCCGTTGCCGTTCACAAATAAATCGAGATCACCGTCGTTATCGTAATCGCCCGCGGTCGCTCCGGCGTTGTTGTTGGAGCCGGCCTTGGTCAACATGGCCAGCCCGGTGAAGCGTGAAAATGTGCCGTCGCCGTTGTTGTCATAATAACGATTCGGAGATCCAGCTTCGTTCGTCACAAAACAATCGAGATCGCCGTCGTTGTCGAAATCCGCCCAGATGTTGCCCAGCGAAGTATCGCGATCGTTGACGATGTCGCCCGTGGTAATTTTCGTGAACACACCGTTATCGTTGCGATACATGTGATTCACCAACGCGCCCGAACCGCCGGAATAATTGGTAACGTAACAATCGAGATCGCCGTCGTTGTCATAATCGATCCAGTTGAAGTTTTGCCCATCGCGCAGCTCGGCGGCGATGGGGCCGGTGCTGATGCGAGTGAGGGTAGCGCTGCCGGATTCTTTTAATTGATTTTGATAAAGAAAATCCAAGCCGGTGCGGTTGACTGGCCCGGCGCCAATGAAGAGATCGTTGTCGCCATCGTCGTCGTAATCGGACCAAATACCCACCGTATACG is a window of Cytophagia bacterium CHB2 DNA encoding:
- a CDS encoding T9SS type A sorting domain-containing protein, whose protein sequence is DYDNDGDLDLFASRDKLYRNEGNGNFTRIENHGIGVGLVQGLAAGVSWADYDNDGDLDCYYSGARSVLYRNDGDDTFTPITSGAIGLFAENRGWSCAWADYDNDSYVDLMITHPAGFVGAALPNHLLHNDGAGRFTKILNSDVTTGTAPYTVGIWSDYDDDGDNDLFIGAGPVNRTGLDFLYQNQLKESGSATLTRISTGPIAAELRDGQNFNWIDYDNDGDLDCYVTNYSGGSGALVNHMYRNDNGVFTKITTGDIVNDRDTSLGNIWADFDNDGDLDCFVTNEAGSPNRYYDNNGDGTFSRFTGLAMLTKAGSNNNAGATAGDYDNDGDLDLFVNGNGQAYALFRNDSNNGSHWLQLDCRGTLSNRAAIGAKVRALATILGQRVWQRREISAQNGFNSHNSLRVHFGLGDAISVDSLVIVWPSGNTKIMTNIAVDQILTITEEIPAGALRADFTASQFEGIPPLTVQFEDFSSFDLSAPITTWAWDFDNDGQSDAQQQNPEWTYTEPGQYTVALTVSNGAATHTITRNHFISVLQFSKPALGELATEVSAAQGASWVDYDGDNDLDVFITNAQNQNNALYANNGGAFTKILEGPLVTDGGASQSASWGDYDGDGKVDLFVANFNQVNFLYHNQGNGVFEKITEGALVTDRELSYGSSWGDIDNDGDLDMFVANVGANNSLYVNAGGGSFAKITEGEIATDRGFSQGCAWGDYDGDGDADLFVANGRNENNFRYANNGDGAFVKITAGEIVNDGGNSRGASWGDYDNDGDLDLFVANEQGQTNFLYNNLGDGTFTKILGGPLVTDVASSFGSSWGDFDNDGDLDLFVANADRPGVLYVNHGDGTFEVFADNPLVTDNKTATSVTWADYDDDGDLDLLVTANNQTNAFYVNHISGKHWLKIKLIGKLSNTSAIGAKVRVKALINNKAVWQLREISGQTGFGSQNSLIAHFGLGAASQADSLQVIWPSGRVQTVENVAADRLVTIDEDGNITSVNQQDSGLPLLFALHQNYPNPFNPTTTISFMLAHKTKVTLSIYNVLGKKVATIVNEIKEAGSHAVSWNGRNEKGRLLSSGIYIYTLATDSFVQSRRLLLLK
- a CDS encoding beta-lactamase family protein, with protein sequence MRGSAIVIGIFKKTGDSMNRLLLLFGIMIALVFENASAQSLSQADRARVEQFGTEYINALNSGSADSYAKTIKAIFAASTLEKIGLARIQSQMERIKLDFGAFEYHHSEISEFNMGNAISRVLHVYAKPPRSAMWSDFQFRFEANPPFKLTELAFIAEVAEPVYLPNSALTDPNTLTWLNSYIDKLIAQNDLSGSVLIAEGEHVVFERVYGFADAKRAVKVTSDTRFNLGSGNKMFTALAIAQLVAAGKLSYDDPLIKFFPDFPHREFTAKATIHHLLSHTSGIGEYWTEEYVQYWHEIKTLRDYLPWIYKAGIRYELGKEFYYSNSNFLLAGLIIEQASGMDYYDYIRKNIYQPLGMTATDSYFRNDSKVVLAAPLKREEKGWVIANQGLRGSSAGGGYSTTRDMLQFARGLVAGKILSKENLSTMLASKTRGLAEASDYGYGFILSNEGNVPSYGHGGIARGVNFELRHFPQLDITFVAFCNQDNGAYDDLRKNIVKLITGAR
- a CDS encoding T9SS type A sorting domain-containing protein, whose amino-acid sequence is MRKNLPIASAAFIFHLLCASSQASGPVASDFSWAKMHGNSPTKFTAKEWRPIIDATWGQGLPTAQKLQIFDRWWNEVDLQYGAFHNFAPDIFALRDHYRPEIEAGVSRGRFAAIMNHFTFKLNELHTWAYDIRVSFTTLRKGVPVLVVGQWGTNQHFGAVLTQLPDSSLLVYKSLPNHPLGLVPGDLVLGYDGVLWKDIYPALLEAELPLALNIVNAATEEANTYYLLQSAGLNWHLFDTIDIVKYDSGDTLHVSTNLLANENRIIWGSEQIDVPGVKWPDRTNGRRVSWGVMTGTKVGYVYVTSWAADAQNTILVQFRNAVDSLMHHTETEGIILDFRFNTGGTALARDGLVLLFNQTVATVGFDRRVRGEDHFAMQPDPQRPASALVIRGDPNTFYNKPIAILIGPGSISAGELEARRLAFHPRARIFGKAAAGGNTGSDNINLGNSDWSAMLATGPQYLVSTHEYLSHKALEPHEKVWFDRDDVARGEDTVVKTAMAWIAKQTTGVADEASGSLPTQFMLQQNYPNPFNPSTAITYQLPLNSEVKLAVYNSAGQLVRKLVDGERQSAGAHTITWDGKDESGKLAASGVYVYRLETVSRVDSQKMILLR